Proteins from a single region of Runella sp. SP2:
- a CDS encoding peptidase domain-containing ABC transporter encodes MNSQYIRQIVEQLAISTGQPVVTHRTTYDQVEQTSSYSGTDIHRFIEDLHRSARHNNLTLVVNCLPKNQFVPFIESATHPVLYFEKHNLGLTPVIVGKDFQGANVQWSPIIENRPHHSSSEVLSPLVFENQSDSTKNGQVLYITAFPMQPLVSDDSTLSQTENEILSPVQRLMRLLRNERKDIGYIYFYAVVVGLISLVLPLGVQAIFSLVSSGSVFSSVYVLMGLVVLGLIGSGIMQIIQVALVETLQMRIFAKAAFEFTYRVPRLKYEALRQDNPTELMNRFFDVLTIQKSLPKFLIELTAALLQIIFGLLLLSFYHPFFIAFSLFVILIFLAIIRINGRKGMETSIKESKYKYRVVAWLEGMASTLFSFKTAGSTHLPIQRMDGLVTNYLTYRNKHFKILKGFYYYSLAFKVLVIGGLLILGTYLLVNRQISLGQFVASEIVIVLLTAAVEKLLLSIDVVFDLLTAVDKLGYVSDLTLEKEGGFRFSATQFPKGLELKTRNLSYTYPDASHPAIKGISMDVQPGERVCLTGQNGSGKHTLLKLLSGVLTEYEGSLIYNGISMHDLDITTLRNYLSMNFPNQEIFDGTILENLTMGRAGITLERVKDALDKLHLTEEIAQLPDGLATSIISGGRHFSLSFVTKIALARCLLTQPKLLLYTDALRQIERSERIRIIEFLTDPSHEWTLVVLSNDPAFMGACDRVVVLEEGQILAEGPYKTVLKHVATLEN; translated from the coding sequence ATGAATTCGCAGTATATAAGGCAAATTGTAGAACAACTTGCCATTTCGACTGGGCAACCCGTTGTAACCCACCGAACGACTTACGATCAAGTCGAGCAAACGTCTTCATATTCAGGAACCGACATCCATCGGTTTATTGAAGATCTTCACCGAAGCGCGCGGCACAACAACCTTACGTTGGTCGTTAATTGCTTACCAAAGAATCAATTTGTTCCATTTATTGAATCGGCTACCCATCCCGTACTTTATTTTGAAAAGCACAATCTCGGACTCACCCCTGTCATCGTCGGTAAAGACTTCCAAGGTGCTAACGTTCAGTGGAGCCCCATCATCGAAAATCGTCCTCATCACAGCTCCTCTGAAGTCTTATCGCCTTTGGTATTTGAAAACCAATCGGATAGTACCAAAAACGGACAAGTGCTGTACATTACGGCATTTCCGATGCAACCTTTGGTGAGCGACGACAGCACCCTAAGTCAAACCGAAAACGAAATTCTCAGTCCCGTTCAGCGATTAATGCGTCTGCTGCGCAACGAACGCAAGGACATTGGTTACATCTATTTTTATGCCGTCGTCGTGGGGCTTATCAGCCTTGTGTTGCCATTAGGCGTACAAGCCATTTTTAGCTTGGTTTCGAGTGGTTCGGTGTTTAGCTCCGTTTATGTACTGATGGGCTTGGTCGTTTTAGGGCTTATCGGAAGTGGTATTATGCAAATCATCCAAGTAGCTTTGGTCGAAACCCTCCAAATGCGAATTTTTGCCAAAGCTGCTTTTGAGTTCACCTATCGTGTGCCGCGGTTGAAATACGAAGCCCTTCGCCAGGACAATCCTACGGAGCTTATGAACCGTTTCTTTGACGTCCTGACCATCCAAAAATCGCTTCCAAAGTTTTTGATTGAGCTCACTGCTGCTTTATTACAAATCATTTTTGGGTTGCTTTTGCTTTCGTTTTACCACCCTTTCTTTATTGCATTTAGTTTGTTTGTCATTCTTATTTTCTTGGCCATCATTCGCATCAATGGCCGTAAGGGAATGGAAACGAGCATTAAAGAATCAAAATATAAATATCGGGTAGTAGCTTGGCTTGAAGGAATGGCCAGTACCTTATTTTCGTTTAAAACGGCAGGTTCGACCCACCTCCCCATTCAACGCATGGACGGACTCGTGACCAATTACCTCACCTACCGTAACAAACACTTCAAAATCTTAAAAGGGTTTTATTACTATTCGTTGGCATTTAAAGTTCTTGTCATCGGTGGGTTATTGATTTTGGGCACCTACCTGCTTGTCAACCGCCAAATTTCGCTGGGGCAGTTCGTAGCCTCCGAAATCGTGATTGTCTTGTTGACGGCGGCCGTTGAAAAATTACTTCTAAGTATTGATGTGGTTTTTGACCTTCTTACTGCCGTCGATAAATTGGGGTACGTTTCGGACTTAACGTTAGAAAAAGAAGGCGGTTTTCGTTTTTCAGCCACTCAGTTCCCCAAAGGACTTGAGCTTAAAACGCGTAATTTAAGCTATACTTATCCCGATGCTTCTCATCCTGCCATCAAAGGAATTTCGATGGACGTTCAACCTGGTGAGCGGGTTTGTTTGACGGGGCAAAACGGTTCAGGAAAACATACCCTTCTAAAATTGCTTTCGGGGGTACTCACTGAGTATGAAGGTAGCCTTATTTACAACGGGATTTCTATGCACGACTTAGACATCACCACCCTTAGGAACTACCTGAGTATGAACTTTCCCAACCAAGAAATTTTCGACGGCACTATTCTCGAAAATCTGACCATGGGGCGGGCAGGAATTACGTTGGAACGCGTCAAAGATGCCTTAGACAAATTACACCTTACTGAAGAAATTGCCCAATTACCCGATGGCCTTGCTACCTCCATTATTTCGGGAGGGCGCCATTTCTCGCTGAGTTTTGTCACCAAAATAGCCCTTGCACGTTGTTTGCTCACTCAGCCTAAATTGCTCTTATATACCGATGCCCTTCGGCAAATAGAACGCAGCGAACGCATCCGAATCATTGAGTTTTTGACTGACCCTTCTCATGAGTGGACGCTCGTAGTGCTTTCCAATGACCCTGCATTCATGGGTGCCTGTGACCGTGTTGTGGTCTTGGAAGAAGGCCAAATACTTGCCGAAGGCCCCTATAAAACTGTATTAAAGCACGTTGCAACGCTCGAAAACTAA
- a CDS encoding S8 family serine peptidase: MIDNQKGKWIFVAVFTWLFMWGGMGQAQTAKYLVLLKDKTGTPFTTDKPTAYLSQRSVDRRSRQGIALTSRDLPVNPSYVSQIRQTGAKVWYTSRWLNAVLVEATSAQLTAIRALSSVKEIEFNRALRTARLSAEKQTNATQQKFGMDAFNYGASLSQIQMLGVDAMHDQGYNGKGMLVAILDAGFLNSNTNPALSALFTEKRVVTTYDFVKNETSVYEDHSHGNNVFSIMASFKENSLIGPAYGASYALLRTEDDNSESRLEEANWLIAAEYADSLGVDVINTSLGYNQFDNEADDYTYADMNGKTTLITRAADWAAATGMIVVASAGNEGASAWKYISAPADADSVLAVGAVGSTKALASFSSIGPSADGRVKPDVCAQGALTVLSNQAGTVTAGNGTSYSAPLIAGLVTAFWQSQPQLTAMQVIDCIRRAGDRFASPTPQFGYGIPTFAAATEVARAKYLPMGVGGNKPTEAIVFPNPLENANALQIQWGAEFTGKKVEVALTDVAGRVWLQQSVMANEPSSKLTLPMAMPQGTYVLKMNDNERVRVLKVIK; encoded by the coding sequence ATGATTGACAATCAGAAGGGTAAATGGATTTTTGTGGCCGTGTTTACTTGGCTTTTTATGTGGGGTGGGATGGGGCAGGCGCAGACCGCCAAGTACTTGGTTTTATTAAAAGACAAAACAGGTACGCCCTTTACGACTGACAAGCCCACGGCCTATCTGAGTCAGCGCTCGGTAGATCGTCGTTCGCGGCAAGGGATTGCGTTGACGTCGAGAGATTTGCCTGTCAATCCTAGTTATGTATCTCAAATTCGCCAAACGGGTGCCAAGGTTTGGTACACTTCCCGTTGGTTGAATGCTGTATTGGTTGAAGCAACCTCAGCCCAACTGACGGCAATTCGAGCGTTGTCGTCGGTGAAAGAGATTGAGTTTAACCGTGCCCTTCGTACGGCTCGTTTGTCGGCCGAAAAACAAACCAATGCCACGCAGCAAAAATTTGGAATGGATGCTTTCAACTACGGAGCTTCGCTTAGCCAAATCCAAATGTTGGGTGTCGATGCCATGCACGACCAAGGCTACAATGGCAAAGGAATGCTGGTGGCGATTTTGGATGCAGGTTTTTTAAACTCCAATACCAACCCTGCTTTGAGTGCGTTGTTTACCGAAAAACGCGTAGTTACTACCTACGATTTTGTCAAAAATGAAACTAGCGTTTACGAAGACCATTCGCACGGAAACAACGTGTTTAGCATCATGGCAAGCTTTAAAGAAAATAGTTTGATTGGCCCAGCTTACGGAGCTTCTTATGCGTTGCTAAGAACCGAAGATGACAATAGTGAATCACGTTTGGAGGAAGCCAATTGGCTGATTGCTGCCGAATATGCCGACAGTTTGGGCGTCGATGTCATCAACACTTCATTGGGGTATAATCAGTTTGATAACGAAGCCGATGACTATACCTATGCCGACATGAACGGTAAAACGACGCTCATTACACGGGCCGCCGATTGGGCAGCAGCAACAGGCATGATAGTGGTTGCCTCGGCGGGAAACGAAGGGGCGAGTGCGTGGAAATACATTTCAGCTCCTGCCGATGCTGACTCAGTATTGGCAGTGGGTGCGGTCGGCAGCACCAAAGCGTTGGCGTCTTTTAGTTCCATTGGCCCTTCAGCCGACGGGCGGGTTAAGCCTGATGTTTGTGCCCAAGGGGCTTTAACAGTACTTTCAAATCAAGCAGGTACGGTAACGGCGGGCAATGGAACGTCATATTCGGCTCCGTTGATTGCGGGCTTGGTGACGGCTTTTTGGCAATCGCAACCGCAACTCACGGCCATGCAAGTCATTGATTGTATTCGCCGAGCAGGAGATCGTTTTGCCAGCCCAACCCCTCAATTTGGCTACGGCATTCCCACTTTTGCGGCGGCAACGGAGGTAGCACGGGCCAAATATCTGCCCATGGGGGTGGGTGGAAATAAGCCAACGGAAGCCATTGTATTTCCAAATCCATTGGAGAATGCCAATGCGTTACAGATTCAATGGGGAGCAGAATTTACGGGGAAAAAAGTGGAAGTTGCACTAACAGACGTGGCGGGAAGAGTGTGGTTACAGCAGTCGGTCATGGCCAACGAACCATCAAGTAAACTAACCCTACCGATGGCAATGCCTCAAGGGACTTATGTATTAAAAATGAACGATAACGAACGCGTGCGGGTTTTGAAAGTAATCAAATAA
- a CDS encoding DsbA family oxidoreductase gives MKPHIKIDIVSDVVCPWCYIGKRRLEKAVDQLKDDYTFEISYLPFQLSPDTPLEGENMKERLSAKFGGEERFYELTNQVSNVAAGEGLEFDLLNQSISPNTHGLHRLVWFAQQKGKQLALVEAFFKAYFEDRVNLANVENVVAVAQSVGLDAEEVRQFIASDKGAEEVDQLLYQNRLMGVSGVPYYIINDKYAVSGAQPTDLFLQALPDIAVKAPIQAPTQGEACDLETGVC, from the coding sequence ATGAAACCACACATTAAAATCGACATTGTTTCGGACGTTGTTTGTCCGTGGTGCTACATCGGAAAGCGCCGTTTGGAAAAAGCCGTTGACCAACTCAAAGACGATTATACGTTTGAAATCAGCTATTTGCCTTTTCAGCTTTCGCCCGATACGCCCCTGGAAGGAGAAAATATGAAGGAACGGCTTTCGGCCAAATTTGGCGGAGAAGAGCGTTTTTATGAATTGACCAACCAAGTGTCGAACGTGGCGGCGGGAGAAGGACTAGAGTTTGATTTGTTGAACCAATCAATTTCACCCAACACGCACGGTTTGCACCGTTTGGTTTGGTTTGCCCAGCAAAAAGGCAAACAATTGGCGCTGGTAGAGGCATTTTTTAAAGCTTATTTTGAAGACCGTGTTAATCTTGCCAATGTCGAAAATGTAGTAGCAGTGGCGCAATCGGTAGGATTAGATGCGGAAGAGGTTCGTCAGTTTATTGCCTCTGATAAAGGAGCAGAAGAAGTGGACCAACTTCTTTATCAAAACCGTTTGATGGGCGTGAGCGGCGTGCCGTATTATATCATCAACGACAAATACGCGGTGTCGGGTGCGCAGCCAACGGACTTGTTTTTGCAGGCATTGCCAGATATTGCGGTAAAAGCCCCCATTCAAGCCCCGACGCAAGGAGAAGCGTGTGACCTCGAAACGGGTGTATGCTAA
- a CDS encoding MFS transporter — translation MPPFRIISFALLLVTLAVNISMPLFRVYAAEAGLSNGQTALVLAAYITGMLPCYVFLGGISDRIGRKPVLIVSVFCSFLATLVITLFPNVTALVFARMLQGIALALSMGTGTAYLTEVLYPDKNAPTKAANLASLSTAIGFSGGALATTLYLLVDFQLVPPTYYLLLGTTFIGLILLITLPNPKPIGGNILRLPYFPKGSFPVNMAIAICWAATGTVIAIIPTQLAKFNLTPYAGFCLVLINWTGAFLQPFIRKNDPKQSVRIGYVLVPLGFGLVVLGSHLGQLWVILSGTTLIGLAAYGFSYVGGLALIANYGGVQRARAVSGYMFMGYIGFGIPAIFLGYLSDHVGIVNALLVFEVVISALTVYLLRIFR, via the coding sequence ATGCCGCCTTTTCGCATTATTTCGTTTGCGTTGTTGCTAGTTACGTTGGCCGTCAATATCTCGATGCCACTTTTTCGGGTATATGCGGCTGAAGCGGGTTTAAGCAACGGCCAAACGGCCTTGGTCTTGGCAGCGTACATCACAGGTATGCTGCCTTGTTACGTTTTTTTAGGAGGTATTTCCGACCGAATTGGACGTAAACCTGTGCTGATTGTCAGCGTTTTTTGTTCATTTTTAGCTACCCTCGTCATTACTCTTTTTCCCAATGTCACGGCTTTGGTTTTTGCTCGGATGTTACAAGGAATTGCCCTGGCGTTGAGTATGGGAACTGGTACCGCTTATTTAACAGAAGTGTTGTACCCTGACAAAAATGCCCCAACCAAAGCCGCTAATTTGGCTTCACTTTCTACGGCAATTGGTTTCAGCGGAGGTGCACTTGCCACAACTCTGTATTTACTTGTTGATTTTCAGCTTGTTCCGCCTACCTATTATTTGCTTTTGGGTACTACTTTTATTGGGCTTATCCTTCTTATTACGTTGCCCAACCCCAAACCGATTGGTGGAAATATCCTTCGACTCCCGTATTTTCCCAAAGGCTCTTTCCCCGTCAACATGGCTATTGCGATTTGCTGGGCGGCAACGGGCACGGTCATTGCCATTATCCCAACGCAACTGGCAAAATTTAACCTGACGCCTTACGCGGGTTTTTGCTTGGTATTAATCAATTGGACGGGCGCTTTCTTGCAACCTTTTATTCGCAAAAACGACCCTAAACAATCCGTTCGCATTGGTTATGTGCTGGTGCCATTGGGCTTTGGACTGGTGGTGTTGGGTAGTCATTTGGGGCAATTGTGGGTAATTTTGAGCGGGACAACACTCATTGGCTTGGCGGCTTACGGCTTTTCGTATGTGGGAGGGCTGGCATTGATTGCCAACTACGGCGGAGTTCAACGGGCAAGGGCCGTGTCAGGCTATATGTTTATGGGGTACATCGGCTTCGGAATTCCAGCCATTTTTCTTGGCTACTTGTCTGACCACGTTGGAATTGTCAATGCCTTATTAGTGTTTGAAGTGGTGATTAGTGCTTTGACGGTTTATTTACTTCGTATTTTTCGGTAA
- a CDS encoding DUF4833 domain-containing protein, with protein MKFLSMLLVTGALGTFCADETPSKLHFPEPPRTSNHLFYIQRSNNTNTVMYEANVGSDKKLDHESPMNVYWIRYAERGQREDLSTLQWRLAYGYKHHSTPSANTYEISLNALKKRQIWVTYQENKPVAMTHINGRKVLLQKVFVQLANNAFIPKVKYVELFGVENDNRTKAYERIDI; from the coding sequence ATGAAATTTTTAAGTATGCTTCTGGTAACAGGAGCGTTGGGTACTTTTTGTGCCGATGAAACGCCTTCAAAACTCCATTTTCCCGAGCCTCCGCGCACATCAAACCATTTGTTCTACATCCAACGGAGCAACAACACCAATACCGTCATGTACGAAGCGAATGTCGGTTCTGACAAAAAATTAGACCATGAAAGCCCAATGAACGTATATTGGATACGGTACGCCGAACGCGGGCAGCGCGAAGACCTCTCGACGCTTCAATGGCGGTTGGCGTATGGCTACAAACACCATTCAACTCCTAGTGCTAACACCTACGAAATTTCCTTGAATGCGTTAAAAAAACGTCAAATTTGGGTGACGTACCAAGAGAATAAACCCGTGGCTATGACCCACATCAATGGCCGTAAAGTGCTGTTACAGAAAGTGTTTGTGCAGTTAGCTAACAATGCGTTTATTCCAAAAGTAAAGTACGTAGAGCTTTTTGGGGTCGAAAACGACAACCGTACCAAAGCGTATGAACGTATTGATATTTAG
- a CDS encoding sterol desaturase family protein: MLFLLQFEQDVQPLLLYAAPVIFIFVALEYWFLRHDPHHHYDADDLKASVGIGVGALVINGLLKALTVGLILFCYELVPWRIPNTWWAWVLAYLGIDFCNYFAHYIAHKQRIWWATHVTHHSSEHLNLSTSFRNSWTQHIKIIFFLPVWLSGIHPVITFMCYQINLLYQFWIHTEVITKLPRWFEYIFVTPSHHRVHHGKNDAYLDKNFGTTFIIWDRLFGTFQEETERPIYGLTKPVTSNNVVYLNFHEWRDIIRDVRKAKSWREVTGILFGPP; this comes from the coding sequence ATGCTTTTTTTATTGCAGTTTGAACAAGACGTGCAGCCGCTATTGCTGTATGCTGCCCCCGTTATTTTTATTTTTGTAGCCCTCGAATACTGGTTCTTACGCCACGACCCGCACCATCATTACGACGCTGACGATTTGAAAGCGTCGGTCGGAATTGGGGTGGGTGCTTTGGTCATCAATGGATTATTGAAAGCGCTTACGGTCGGTTTGATTTTGTTTTGTTATGAACTTGTGCCGTGGCGCATCCCGAATACGTGGTGGGCGTGGGTGTTGGCGTATTTGGGCATTGATTTCTGTAACTATTTTGCCCATTACATTGCGCACAAACAACGGATTTGGTGGGCGACCCACGTAACGCACCATTCGTCGGAACACCTAAATTTGTCCACTTCGTTTCGAAATTCGTGGACGCAGCACATAAAAATCATTTTTTTTCTGCCCGTTTGGCTATCAGGCATCCACCCCGTAATTACGTTTATGTGTTACCAAATCAACTTGCTGTATCAGTTCTGGATTCATACGGAGGTCATTACCAAATTGCCTCGCTGGTTTGAGTATATTTTTGTCACGCCGTCGCACCATCGGGTGCACCACGGTAAAAATGATGCCTACCTCGACAAAAATTTTGGGACAACATTTATTATTTGGGATCGATTGTTTGGCACGTTTCAAGAAGAAACCGAACGGCCTATTTATGGATTAACGAAACCCGTTACTTCCAATAATGTCGTTTATCTCAATTTTCACGAGTGGCGAGACATTATTAGGGATGTTCGGAAGGCCAAAAGCTGGCGAGAAGTAACGGGTATTTTGTTTGGGCCGCCCTAA
- a CDS encoding DUF3817 domain-containing protein produces MDLLKTQIGRLRVIGFIEGVSFLLILFITMPLKYYAEMPGPNKVIGMVHGLLFVLYVLAVVQSKIEYNWPLKKTALALLASIVPFGTFWADAKLFRQV; encoded by the coding sequence ATGGATTTATTAAAAACTCAAATAGGGCGTTTGCGGGTCATTGGTTTTATAGAGGGCGTTTCGTTTTTGCTTATCTTGTTCATAACCATGCCATTAAAGTATTATGCCGAGATGCCAGGCCCCAATAAAGTGATTGGCATGGTACACGGATTGCTGTTTGTGCTGTACGTATTGGCGGTAGTACAGAGTAAAATTGAGTACAACTGGCCCCTAAAAAAAACGGCTTTGGCCTTGCTTGCCTCTATTGTTCCTTTTGGTACTTTTTGGGCCGACGCGAAATTGTTTCGTCAGGTATAA
- the metK gene encoding methionine adenosyltransferase — protein sequence MPYLFTSESVSEGHPDKVADQISDALIDHFMAFDPTSKVACETLVTTGQVVLAGEVNSKTYLDVQQIAREVIAKIGYTKAEYMFEAHSCGVLSAIHEQSADINQGVDRQAADDFESKANAQGAGDQGMMFGYATRETDNFMPLALDLSHKILEELAAIRRENKRIKYLRPDAKSQVTIEYSDTNKPIRIDTIVVSTQHDDFGDDETMLAQIRKDIITYVIPRVKAKLKPSLRKLFNDQITYHINPTGKFVIGGPHGDTGLTGRKIIVDTYGGKGAHGGGAFSGKDPSKVDRSAAYATRHIAKNLVAAGVCDEVLVQISYAIGVAKPCGLYINTYGTSKVKGENGKKLNDGEIAKIVESVFDMRPYAIEQRLKLRNPIYSETAAYGHMGRESQVVTKVFKNAGQVAEVEVELFTWEKLDYVDAVKAAFGL from the coding sequence ACCACTTCATGGCGTTTGACCCTACGTCAAAAGTAGCCTGTGAAACGCTCGTTACCACTGGCCAAGTAGTTCTGGCAGGTGAGGTAAACAGCAAAACATACCTCGATGTGCAGCAAATTGCACGTGAAGTAATCGCCAAAATCGGCTATACCAAAGCTGAGTACATGTTTGAAGCACACTCTTGTGGTGTTCTTTCAGCCATTCACGAACAATCAGCCGACATCAACCAAGGCGTTGACCGTCAAGCAGCAGATGATTTTGAAAGTAAGGCAAATGCCCAAGGTGCAGGTGACCAAGGGATGATGTTTGGCTACGCTACGCGCGAAACCGACAACTTTATGCCTTTGGCGTTAGACTTGTCGCACAAAATTTTGGAAGAACTTGCCGCTATCCGTCGCGAAAACAAGCGCATCAAGTACCTTCGTCCTGATGCAAAGTCGCAGGTAACCATCGAATACTCTGACACCAACAAGCCTATTCGCATTGACACCATCGTAGTGTCAACGCAGCACGATGACTTTGGCGATGACGAAACCATGTTGGCACAAATTCGCAAAGACATCATTACCTACGTAATTCCACGCGTGAAAGCCAAGTTAAAGCCTTCATTGCGCAAATTGTTCAACGACCAAATCACGTACCACATCAACCCAACGGGTAAGTTCGTAATCGGTGGTCCTCACGGTGACACTGGTTTGACAGGTCGTAAAATCATCGTTGATACGTACGGTGGTAAAGGCGCCCACGGTGGTGGTGCTTTCTCTGGTAAAGATCCTTCAAAAGTGGACCGTTCGGCCGCTTATGCAACGCGTCATATTGCCAAAAACTTGGTAGCAGCAGGCGTTTGCGACGAAGTATTGGTTCAAATTTCATACGCTATCGGGGTAGCTAAACCTTGCGGTTTGTATATCAACACGTACGGAACATCGAAAGTAAAAGGCGAAAATGGCAAAAAATTGAACGACGGAGAAATTGCTAAAATCGTAGAAAGCGTATTCGATATGCGCCCTTATGCGATTGAGCAACGCCTCAAACTACGCAATCCAATTTACTCAGAAACAGCCGCTTATGGCCACATGGGTCGCGAGTCGCAAGTAGTAACGAAAGTATTCAAAAACGCTGGTCAAGTGGCCGAAGTAGAAGTAGAACTTTTCACTTGGGAAAAACTCGACTACGTTGACGCCGTAAAAGCTGCTTTTGGTTTGTAA